A section of the Prionailurus bengalensis isolate Pbe53 chromosome C2, Fcat_Pben_1.1_paternal_pri, whole genome shotgun sequence genome encodes:
- the ZIC1 gene encoding zinc finger protein ZIC 1, whose amino-acid sequence MLLDAGPQYPAIGVTTFGASRHHSAGDVAERDVGLGINPFADGMGAFKLNPSSHELASAGQTAFTSQAPGYAAAAALGHHHHPGHVGSYSSAAFNSTRDFLFRNRGFGDAAAAASAQHSLFAASAGGFGGPHGHTDAAGHLLFPGLHEQAAGHASPNVVNGQMRLGFSGDMYPRPEQYGQVTSPRSEHYAAPQLHGYGPMNVNMAAHHGAGAFFRYMRQPIKQELICKWIEPEQLANPKKSCNKTFSTMHELVTHVTVEHVGGPEQSNHICFWEECPREGKPFKAKYKLVNHIRVHTGEKPFPCPFPGCGKVFARSENLKIHKRTHTGEKPFKCEFEGCDRRFANSSDRKKHMHVHTSDKPYLCKMCDKSYTHPSSLRKHMKVHESSSQGSQPSPAASSGYESSTPPTIVSPSTDNPTTSSLSPSSSAVHHTAGHSALSSNFNEWYV is encoded by the exons ATGCTCCTGGACGCCGGCCCCCAGTACCCCGCGATCGGCGTGACCACCTTTGGCGCGTCCCGCCACCACTCGGCGGGCGACGTGGCCGAGCGCGACGTGGGCCTGGGCATCAACCCGTTCGCCGACGGCATGGGCGCCTTCAAGCTCAACCCCAGCTCGCACGAGCTGGCCTCCGCCGGCCAGACGGCCTTCACGTCTCAAGCGCCCGGCTACGCGGCTGCCGCGGCCCTGGGCCATCACCACCACCCGGGCCACGTCGGCTCCTATTCGAGCGCAGCCTTCAACTCCACGCGGGACTTTCTGTTCCGCAACCGGGGCTTTGGCGACGCGGCAGCGGCAGCCAGCGCTCAGCACAGTCTGTTCGCTGCTTCAGCTGGAGGCTTCGGGGGCCCACACGGTCACACGGACGCCGCGGGCCACCTCCTCTTCCCTGGCCTTCACGAGCAGGCGGCGGGCCACGCGTCGCCCAACGTGGTCAACGGGCAGATGAGGCTTGGCTTCTCCGGGGACATGTACCCGCGGCCCGAGCAGTACGGCCAGGTGACCAGCCCGCGTTCGGAGCATTATGCAGCACCGCAGCTGCACGGCTATGGGCCCATGAACGTGAACATGGCCGCGCATCACGGCGCCGGCGCCTTCTTCCGTTACATGCGCCAACCCATCAAGCAGGAGCTCATCTGCAAGTGGATCGAGCCAGAGCAGCTGGCCAACCCGAAAAAGTCGTGCAACAAAACTTTCAGCACCATGCACGAGCTGGTCACGCACGTCACCGTGGAGCACGTCGGCGGACCTGAGCAGAGTAACCACATCTGCTTTTGGGAGGAGTGTCCGCGCGAGGGCAAGCCCTTCAAAGCCAAATACAAACTGGTCAACCACATCCGCGTgcacacgggcgagaagcccttcccctgcccctttcctggCTGTGGCAAGGTCTTCGCGCGTTCTGAGAACTTAAAGATCCACAAAAGGACGCACACAG GGGAGAAGCCCTTCAAATGCGAGTTCGAAGGCTGCGACCGACGCTTTGCCAATAGCAGCGACCGCAAGaagcacatgcacgtgcacacgaGCGACAAGCCCTATCTTTGCAAGATGTGCGACAAGTCCTACACGCACCCCAGCTCGCTGCGCAAACACATGAAG GTCCACGAATCCTCCTCGCAGGGCTCGCAGCCTTCGCCCGCCGCCAGCTCCGGCTACGAGTCCTCCACGCCGCCCACCATCGTGTCTCCCTCCACAGACAACCCGACCACCAGCTCCCTGTCGCCCTCCTCCTCCGCAGTCCACCACACAGCCGGCCACAGCGCGCTCTCTTCCAATTTTAATGAATGGTACGtttaa
- the ZIC4 gene encoding zinc finger protein ZIC 4 isoform X1: protein MLAGSAAGPGSSPSRILVLLQEVDRWDPLSARSGPRAQSQKMRYKTSLVMRKRLRLYRNSLKESSSSSGHHGPQLAAASSPSVFPGLQEQPPQASPSGTLNGLLRLGLPGDMYARPEPFTPGPVARSDALAAAAALHGYGGMNLTVNLTAPHGPGAFFRYMRQPIKQELICKWLAADSPAPPRLCSKTFSTMHELVTHVTVEHVGGPEQANHICFWEECPRQGKPFKAKYKLVNHIRVHTGEKPFPCPFPGCGKVFARSENLKIHKRTHTGEKPFRCEFEGCERRFANSSDRKKHSHVHTSDKPYTCKVRGCDKCYTHPSSLRKHMKVHGRSPPPPSSGYDSATPSALVSPSSDFGRDPPVASSAAVAARGADLSE, encoded by the exons ATGCTGGCTGGGTCAGCCGCGGGGCCCGGATCCTCGCCCTCGCGTATCCTCGTCCTGCTTCAGGAAGTTGACCGCTGGGATCCGCTCTCTGCGCGTAGCGGGCCACGG GCTCAAAGTCAGAAAATGAGATACAAGACTTCCTTGGTGATGAGGAAAAGATTACGGCTTTACCGAAACTCCCTAAAAGAGTCTA GTAGCAGCTCCGGACACCATGGCCCCCAGCTTGCTGCCGCCTCCAGCCCCTCGGTGTTCCCGGGCCTTCAAGAGCAGCCACCGCAGGCCTCCCCCAGCGGCACTTTGAACGGACTCCTGCGTCTGGGGCTCCCTGGAGACATGTATGCGCGGCCCGAACCCTTTACGCCGGGACCGGTGGCCCGCAGCGACGCCCTGGCAGCTGCCGCGGCCCTGCACGGCTACGGGGGCATGAACCTGACCGTGAACCTCACGGCGCCCCACGGTCCCGGTGCCTTCTTCCGCTACATGCGCCAGCCGATCAAACAGGAGCTCATCTGCAAGTGGCTGGCAGCCGATagccccgcgcccccgcgcctCTGCTCCAAAACTTTCAGCACCATGCACGAGCTGGTCACGCACGTCACCGTGGAACACGTCGGCGGCCCGGAGCAGGCCAACCACATCTGCTTCTGGGAGGAGTGTCCGCGCCAGGGCAAGCCCTTTAAAGCCAAATACAAACTTGTAAATCACATCCGCGTgcacacgggcgagaagccctTCCCCTGTCCTTTCCCGGGGTGTGGGAAGGTGTTTGCTAGATCAGAAaatctcaaaatacacaaaagaactCACACAG GGGAGAAGCCCTTCAGGTGCGAGTTCGAGGGCTGCGAGCGGCGCTTCGCCAACAGCAGCGACCGCAAGAAGCACTCGCACGTGCACACGAGCGACAAGCCATACACGTGCAAAGTGCGCGGCTGCGACAAGTGCTACACGCACCCCAGTTCTCTGCGTAAGCACATGAAGGTGCATGGGCGCTCGCCGCCGCCGCCTAGCTCTGGCTACGACTCAGCCACGCCGTCTGCCCTGGTGTCGCCCTCATCGGACTTCGGCCGCGACCCGCCGGTGGCCTCctcggcggcggtggcggcgcgTGGCGCCGACCTGAGTGAATG A
- the ZIC4 gene encoding zinc finger protein ZIC 4 isoform X2, producing the protein MRYKTSLVMRKRLRLYRNSLKESSSSSGHHGPQLAAASSPSVFPGLQEQPPQASPSGTLNGLLRLGLPGDMYARPEPFTPGPVARSDALAAAAALHGYGGMNLTVNLTAPHGPGAFFRYMRQPIKQELICKWLAADSPAPPRLCSKTFSTMHELVTHVTVEHVGGPEQANHICFWEECPRQGKPFKAKYKLVNHIRVHTGEKPFPCPFPGCGKVFARSENLKIHKRTHTGEKPFRCEFEGCERRFANSSDRKKHSHVHTSDKPYTCKVRGCDKCYTHPSSLRKHMKVHGRSPPPPSSGYDSATPSALVSPSSDFGRDPPVASSAAVAARGADLSE; encoded by the exons ATGAGATACAAGACTTCCTTGGTGATGAGGAAAAGATTACGGCTTTACCGAAACTCCCTAAAAGAGTCTA GTAGCAGCTCCGGACACCATGGCCCCCAGCTTGCTGCCGCCTCCAGCCCCTCGGTGTTCCCGGGCCTTCAAGAGCAGCCACCGCAGGCCTCCCCCAGCGGCACTTTGAACGGACTCCTGCGTCTGGGGCTCCCTGGAGACATGTATGCGCGGCCCGAACCCTTTACGCCGGGACCGGTGGCCCGCAGCGACGCCCTGGCAGCTGCCGCGGCCCTGCACGGCTACGGGGGCATGAACCTGACCGTGAACCTCACGGCGCCCCACGGTCCCGGTGCCTTCTTCCGCTACATGCGCCAGCCGATCAAACAGGAGCTCATCTGCAAGTGGCTGGCAGCCGATagccccgcgcccccgcgcctCTGCTCCAAAACTTTCAGCACCATGCACGAGCTGGTCACGCACGTCACCGTGGAACACGTCGGCGGCCCGGAGCAGGCCAACCACATCTGCTTCTGGGAGGAGTGTCCGCGCCAGGGCAAGCCCTTTAAAGCCAAATACAAACTTGTAAATCACATCCGCGTgcacacgggcgagaagccctTCCCCTGTCCTTTCCCGGGGTGTGGGAAGGTGTTTGCTAGATCAGAAaatctcaaaatacacaaaagaactCACACAG GGGAGAAGCCCTTCAGGTGCGAGTTCGAGGGCTGCGAGCGGCGCTTCGCCAACAGCAGCGACCGCAAGAAGCACTCGCACGTGCACACGAGCGACAAGCCATACACGTGCAAAGTGCGCGGCTGCGACAAGTGCTACACGCACCCCAGTTCTCTGCGTAAGCACATGAAGGTGCATGGGCGCTCGCCGCCGCCGCCTAGCTCTGGCTACGACTCAGCCACGCCGTCTGCCCTGGTGTCGCCCTCATCGGACTTCGGCCGCGACCCGCCGGTGGCCTCctcggcggcggtggcggcgcgTGGCGCCGACCTGAGTGAATG A